The following are from one region of the Roseimicrobium gellanilyticum genome:
- a CDS encoding glycosyltransferase family 2 protein: MSHPTGQMELDPRSGRTEFLAAFQVFWPQDGDYNERAVAGAHYLAGRWQRMVLELPPQPKHAVLRIDPCTEPGSVQFASIRITAWDNRTGGIRLRHEKDVENLHLEDLVLVPDLRCIGMVSLGLDPKCFLAPLPSRLSGRRLRLEVWVRFDPSLETALDKLRNLARHFARQRENETRLAQQEVDLQAERERCAGLEREVQAGKGLEETSRFLRAELAHVRAELDWVRNETDRLRKENERRKLALREAESTFQFRWTLPSIFTKKKRKSGIARPEGFEFNLESPKSWNLIHDTVTLIGWCFAKSDEFIQAIRASVGDKKYEGSYGRKRFDVHKVFPNYKNSDRSGFEIEVTDLPSRFTLTIEVLDDKNAWHTLATVEGRVAPSIWGLERQPRSGDGAELRFEQVMQLSTKEQGLLQKEIRAMTMKPVVSVIMPVYNTPADYLREAIQSVRSQIYPNWQLCIADDCSTNESTLQVLKEVEKSDPRILVHRCEKNGGIAAASNAALGIATGDMVALMDHDDLISPVALLRVAQASVLSSADFVYSDEGHISPGGDFLGGIYRPAFSLAYLQSHPYIVHLIAFSARLLHDIGGFNASLTISQDYDLILRAAERARNIVHIPEILYLWRQLPTSAGHQLQEKVMQTSAGILEEHSRRIDAACDVAPGIAFNFFKRQPKIDFEKSSTAIIILTKNQAALLRRCVETLEKTLPEKLPWKIVIVDHDSTDPETVELLAEYARRHTVVPYSGSFNYAALNNFGVRHGAGDAEYLLFCNNDIELTQPGWMERLLEVMADEKVGAAAPMMLYPDGNTVQHAGVSVGLCGPAEHLGKFLVSHEDGGKRLPGYQGMMWVNREVAAITTACALFRRRAYEAVGGFNEEFQVGFNDTDLCLRIWQQDYRVVYCGETFIIHHESASRGKSFTHDPHPADSRRFFETWGWLISKGDPFYNPNLRSDSTSWESAFISDRTAKPKLRRYTSPASMFTK, translated from the coding sequence ATGAGTCACCCCACTGGTCAGATGGAGCTGGATCCGCGATCCGGCAGGACAGAATTCTTGGCTGCGTTCCAGGTGTTCTGGCCGCAGGATGGAGACTACAATGAACGCGCCGTGGCGGGAGCGCACTACCTTGCAGGCCGCTGGCAGCGGATGGTGCTGGAATTGCCACCACAGCCGAAGCATGCTGTGCTGCGCATCGACCCCTGCACCGAGCCCGGTTCGGTGCAGTTTGCTTCCATCCGGATCACTGCTTGGGACAATCGCACGGGCGGCATCCGCCTCCGTCACGAAAAGGACGTGGAGAACCTGCACCTGGAGGATCTTGTGCTCGTGCCGGACCTGCGCTGCATCGGCATGGTCAGTCTTGGCCTTGACCCCAAGTGCTTCCTCGCACCATTGCCTTCCAGACTCAGCGGTAGAAGGCTCCGGCTGGAGGTGTGGGTGCGGTTTGACCCCTCACTTGAGACGGCCTTGGACAAGCTGCGCAACCTGGCCCGTCATTTTGCCAGGCAGCGGGAGAATGAAACCCGCCTTGCGCAACAAGAGGTAGATCTACAGGCGGAGCGTGAGCGCTGCGCCGGACTTGAAAGGGAAGTGCAGGCTGGAAAGGGATTGGAAGAGACGAGCCGCTTCCTCCGTGCCGAGCTGGCTCACGTGCGCGCGGAACTCGATTGGGTCAGAAATGAAACGGACCGGCTCCGCAAGGAGAACGAACGGCGGAAGTTGGCGCTGCGGGAGGCGGAGAGCACGTTCCAGTTCCGCTGGACCCTTCCTTCCATCTTCACCAAGAAGAAGCGCAAGAGTGGCATTGCGCGCCCGGAAGGTTTCGAATTCAACCTGGAAAGCCCGAAGTCGTGGAATCTCATCCACGACACGGTCACGTTGATCGGCTGGTGTTTTGCGAAGTCGGACGAGTTCATCCAGGCCATTCGCGCCTCCGTGGGAGACAAAAAGTATGAGGGCTCATACGGACGGAAACGCTTTGATGTCCACAAGGTCTTCCCCAACTACAAGAATAGCGATCGCTCGGGCTTCGAGATTGAGGTGACAGACCTGCCCTCGCGTTTCACTCTGACCATTGAGGTGTTGGATGACAAAAACGCATGGCACACGCTCGCCACGGTGGAGGGCCGCGTGGCTCCGTCCATCTGGGGACTGGAGCGCCAGCCGCGCAGTGGAGATGGCGCGGAATTGAGATTTGAGCAGGTCATGCAACTCTCGACCAAGGAGCAGGGCCTGTTGCAGAAGGAAATCAGGGCGATGACCATGAAGCCAGTGGTCTCTGTGATCATGCCCGTGTACAACACGCCGGCAGATTACCTGCGTGAGGCCATCCAGTCGGTCAGGTCCCAGATCTATCCGAACTGGCAGCTTTGCATTGCGGATGATTGTTCGACGAACGAATCCACGCTCCAGGTGCTGAAGGAGGTGGAAAAATCCGACCCGCGTATCCTTGTCCATCGTTGTGAGAAGAATGGCGGCATCGCCGCGGCCTCAAATGCCGCACTGGGCATTGCCACAGGCGACATGGTGGCTCTGATGGATCATGATGATCTGATCTCGCCGGTGGCGCTGCTGCGTGTGGCTCAGGCGTCCGTGCTCTCTTCCGCGGATTTTGTTTACAGTGATGAGGGGCACATCAGTCCTGGTGGGGATTTTCTTGGGGGCATCTACCGTCCGGCATTCTCCCTGGCGTATCTGCAATCACATCCGTACATCGTGCACCTGATTGCATTCAGTGCGCGGCTGCTGCATGACATCGGAGGATTCAATGCGTCGCTGACCATCTCCCAGGACTACGACCTCATCTTGCGTGCGGCGGAGAGGGCGCGAAACATCGTGCACATCCCTGAAATCCTGTACCTCTGGCGCCAGCTTCCCACGAGCGCCGGACACCAGCTTCAGGAGAAGGTGATGCAGACCTCTGCCGGCATCCTGGAGGAACACTCGCGCCGCATCGATGCCGCGTGTGACGTGGCCCCTGGCATTGCCTTCAACTTCTTCAAGAGACAGCCCAAGATTGATTTCGAAAAGTCTTCGACCGCCATCATCATCCTCACGAAGAATCAGGCGGCACTGTTGCGCCGTTGCGTGGAGACCCTGGAGAAGACCCTGCCGGAGAAGCTGCCGTGGAAGATTGTGATCGTGGATCACGACTCGACCGACCCTGAGACGGTGGAGTTGCTCGCCGAGTATGCCAGACGCCACACAGTGGTTCCCTACAGCGGCTCCTTCAACTACGCTGCTCTGAACAACTTCGGCGTGCGCCATGGCGCGGGTGATGCGGAATACCTGCTCTTCTGCAATAACGATATCGAACTCACCCAGCCCGGATGGATGGAGCGCCTGCTGGAAGTGATGGCGGACGAGAAGGTGGGCGCGGCAGCTCCCATGATGCTGTATCCGGATGGAAATACGGTGCAGCACGCCGGCGTGTCCGTGGGCCTGTGCGGTCCTGCGGAGCATTTGGGCAAGTTCCTAGTGTCCCATGAAGATGGCGGCAAGCGTCTGCCTGGCTATCAGGGCATGATGTGGGTGAATCGTGAAGTGGCTGCCATCACCACAGCGTGCGCACTTTTCCGTCGCCGCGCCTATGAAGCGGTGGGTGGATTCAATGAGGAATTCCAGGTGGGCTTCAACGACACCGACCTCTGCCTGCGCATCTGGCAGCAGGACTATCGTGTCGTGTACTGTGGCGAGACCTTCATCATTCACCACGAGTCCGCCAGTCGCGGGAAGAGCTTTACCCACGATCCGCATCCGGCGGACTCACGCCGGTTCTTCGAGACCTGGGGCTGGCTGATTTCGAAAGGAGATCCTTTCTACAATCCGAACCTGCGCAGTGACAGCACCTCGTGGGAGAGTGCCTTCATTTCGGACAGGACAGCAAAGCCGAAGCTGCGTAGATATACGAGCCCGGCTTCGATGTTCACGAAGTAG
- a CDS encoding TylF/MycF/NovP-related O-methyltransferase gives MHYQIDIFASETADESEWILTGWASTSEDVIWSGHIEVDGKYSGPLSCGWPRPDVLEVFSSQCWSEHVGIRAQVFLPHGLPSGDHELALVFANRKGVELGLVKHQFTTTRDLAAVVPAVTKPQVDERHPQAGYLELLEKTLLGLPYAQGMESLAREEGRDWPSHAHSMIGRTRMHHLRACTETALVEKVPGDFIETGVWRGGACIMMRGVLHAYGDTSRKVWVADSFQGLPRPNEKVYPADSGDTLFACTELAIPLQQVKQNFAHYGLLDGQVQFLEGWFSQTLPGAEISNIAVLRLDGDMYESTMDALIHLYPKLSPGGFCIIDDYGTIPACRQAVRDYRAAHGIQEPVSMIDWGGAFWRKKGDGLTFSHAPAAAPLPVRAGEDIPNSSRQTTVAPPTSSDWLTLVSPALADPRLFRHDSVWTEHIPFAFWLVEHLRPRTVVELGLHTGGAYCAFCQAVEMSGLDTRCHGVGEDATALQNLRAHHDPRYAGFSKLVQCRFSEALVQFEDGSIDLLHLDGAHLYEHVKADFESWLPKMSARGMVLLHGTHVRAHGSGVLRFWEEVKDRYASFEFHHGSGLGVLAVGGDIPQMVLQTLFAPGERLGAVRRLFSTLGARLTLLQTSDRVRDYDRTVADLKSKKLQLEAQQSLFQKSFAELAERFETTREHAPAPQYEPTPPRKALPADTTLRGAARDFWNHLRYQCLAAVPWLQGSSRQARYAMIESSGLFDTDFYKSQLPPGIAVKAPVLHYLLIGWRCGLSPHPHFDAPWYAHTYQEQLKGREPLVDFLEKGWKKNRRPNPSFDPKWYRDTYMAKGDKETQPFRHYLETGMAQGFKPSATAL, from the coding sequence TTGCATTATCAAATCGACATCTTCGCAAGTGAGACTGCTGACGAGTCCGAATGGATACTGACGGGTTGGGCTTCCACTTCGGAAGATGTGATCTGGAGCGGACATATCGAGGTGGATGGGAAATACTCCGGCCCCCTCTCCTGCGGCTGGCCGCGGCCGGACGTCCTTGAGGTGTTCTCCTCGCAGTGCTGGTCCGAACATGTGGGAATCAGGGCGCAGGTGTTCCTTCCTCATGGTCTGCCATCTGGAGACCATGAGTTGGCCCTGGTCTTCGCGAACCGGAAGGGTGTGGAGCTTGGCCTCGTGAAACACCAATTCACGACCACACGGGACTTGGCGGCGGTCGTTCCTGCTGTCACAAAGCCGCAGGTCGATGAACGGCATCCGCAGGCCGGCTATCTCGAGCTCCTGGAAAAGACGCTTCTCGGCCTGCCCTACGCTCAGGGGATGGAATCCCTGGCGCGGGAGGAAGGCCGGGACTGGCCCTCACATGCGCACAGCATGATTGGCCGCACCCGCATGCACCATCTGCGTGCCTGTACGGAGACGGCACTCGTGGAGAAGGTGCCGGGCGATTTCATCGAGACTGGAGTCTGGCGCGGCGGTGCCTGTATCATGATGCGGGGCGTACTCCATGCCTACGGCGACACCTCGCGCAAGGTGTGGGTGGCGGATTCATTCCAAGGGCTGCCCCGACCCAATGAAAAGGTGTATCCAGCGGACAGCGGAGACACCCTTTTCGCATGTACTGAACTCGCCATCCCCCTGCAGCAGGTGAAGCAGAACTTCGCACACTACGGACTTCTGGATGGGCAGGTGCAGTTTCTGGAGGGCTGGTTCTCCCAGACATTGCCGGGAGCGGAGATCAGCAACATCGCCGTGCTCCGGCTGGATGGAGACATGTACGAATCCACCATGGACGCGCTGATCCACCTGTATCCCAAGTTGTCGCCGGGTGGGTTCTGCATCATTGATGATTACGGCACCATCCCCGCGTGTCGCCAGGCGGTCCGCGACTACCGCGCTGCGCATGGCATCCAGGAACCCGTCTCCATGATTGATTGGGGCGGGGCATTTTGGCGGAAGAAAGGTGATGGTCTCACTTTCTCGCATGCCCCGGCAGCGGCTCCGCTTCCTGTGCGAGCGGGTGAAGACATCCCAAACAGTTCACGGCAGACGACCGTGGCTCCGCCCACCTCTTCTGACTGGCTAACCCTGGTATCTCCGGCCCTGGCAGATCCCCGCCTATTCCGTCACGATTCTGTGTGGACGGAGCACATCCCTTTTGCCTTCTGGCTGGTGGAGCATCTTCGTCCGCGGACTGTCGTGGAACTGGGACTGCACACTGGTGGGGCTTACTGCGCGTTCTGCCAGGCCGTGGAGATGTCAGGCCTCGATACGAGGTGCCATGGAGTGGGCGAAGACGCCACCGCGCTGCAAAATCTTCGCGCACATCATGATCCCCGCTATGCAGGTTTTTCCAAGCTTGTCCAATGCCGCTTTTCAGAGGCTCTGGTCCAGTTCGAGGACGGCTCCATCGATCTGCTGCACCTTGACGGGGCCCACCTCTACGAGCATGTAAAAGCAGACTTCGAGTCCTGGCTGCCCAAGATGAGTGCCCGAGGGATGGTACTGCTTCATGGCACCCATGTACGTGCCCATGGATCCGGCGTGCTCCGTTTCTGGGAGGAAGTGAAGGACCGTTACGCTTCCTTCGAATTCCATCATGGTTCCGGTTTGGGGGTTCTTGCCGTGGGTGGGGATATCCCGCAGATGGTGCTCCAGACACTTTTTGCTCCGGGAGAACGCCTGGGGGCCGTCCGTCGTCTCTTCTCCACACTGGGAGCCAGGCTGACCTTGTTGCAGACAAGCGACCGTGTCCGCGACTACGACAGGACCGTCGCGGACCTCAAGTCCAAGAAACTCCAGCTCGAAGCCCAACAGAGTCTTTTCCAGAAGAGTTTTGCCGAACTGGCGGAACGATTTGAAACGACCAGGGAGCATGCTCCCGCTCCGCAATATGAGCCCACACCGCCCCGGAAGGCCCTGCCGGCCGACACCACCCTGCGCGGCGCGGCGAGAGATTTCTGGAATCATCTCCGCTACCAGTGCCTGGCTGCGGTTCCCTGGTTACAAGGCAGCTCACGGCAAGCCCGGTACGCCATGATTGAATCCTCCGGCCTCTTCGATACGGACTTCTACAAGTCACAGCTGCCCCCAGGAATTGCAGTCAAGGCACCCGTATTGCACTACCTCTTGATTGGCTGGAGATGCGGACTGTCCCCCCATCCCCATTTTGATGCCCCATGGTATGCCCATACCTACCAAGAGCAGTTGAAAGGGCGCGAGCCTCTGGTCGATTTCCTCGAGAAGGGATGGAAGAAGAACCGGCGCCCCAATCCATCGTTTGATCCCAAGTGGTACCGGGACACCTACATGGCCAAGGGCGACAAGGAGACGCAACCTTTCCGCCACTACCTCGAGACCGGCATGGCGCAGGGATTCAAACCAAGTGCCACCGCGCTGTAA
- a CDS encoding sulfotransferase domain-containing protein, with the protein MIQAHFDKATATQEHDGVHIDVAGWAFAEQGHILVVQAWGNDLPLGFILYGFLRPDVMRHFKSRCHSERVGFEGRVKLPQALAGADVVELKLTLTSSELARHEITKSLSVKAALAAAVTEPAADTHDAAHAPGKHPPQDGWFPKRSSRLAPPDFFILGAGKCGTTSLYYSLRQHPEIHLSPIKEPSFFSTGFQVVKNPVEYFNLFPQQEGKKRYGEASHVYFSTPETAPVLRQLFPEAKFLLIVRNPVQRSHSLYQDMKRGGYESLPTFEQALREEEFRFVDPAFQADCPQYFWNFMYYRSSRYDLQLENYLEHFPRERFLVLTLGEWKADPAYWLREIFGFLEVDPSTQVGTEPQNQAEKPATLREETKDALRERFAGVRERVEALVGRELKHWDY; encoded by the coding sequence ATGATTCAAGCGCACTTCGACAAGGCTACTGCCACCCAGGAACATGACGGGGTGCATATCGATGTGGCGGGCTGGGCTTTTGCGGAGCAGGGCCACATTCTGGTCGTGCAGGCATGGGGGAACGACCTCCCTCTCGGATTTATTCTCTACGGCTTCCTGCGCCCGGATGTGATGCGGCATTTCAAGTCCCGATGCCACTCCGAACGCGTGGGATTTGAAGGTCGGGTAAAGCTGCCCCAAGCTCTGGCGGGTGCGGATGTGGTGGAGTTGAAGCTGACGCTCACCTCCTCGGAGCTGGCCCGGCACGAAATCACCAAGTCCCTGTCAGTGAAGGCGGCGCTTGCAGCAGCGGTGACGGAGCCCGCGGCAGACACCCATGACGCGGCCCATGCCCCCGGCAAGCACCCACCACAAGATGGTTGGTTCCCCAAACGCTCCTCCAGGTTGGCTCCGCCTGATTTTTTCATTCTGGGCGCAGGGAAGTGCGGCACCACCAGCCTCTACTACTCCCTGAGGCAGCACCCTGAGATCCACCTCTCGCCCATCAAGGAACCCAGTTTCTTCTCGACGGGTTTTCAGGTGGTGAAAAATCCGGTGGAATATTTCAACCTCTTCCCGCAGCAGGAGGGAAAGAAGCGGTACGGCGAGGCGTCGCACGTCTATTTCAGCACCCCCGAGACGGCCCCAGTGTTGCGCCAGCTTTTCCCTGAGGCGAAGTTCCTGCTCATCGTGCGCAATCCCGTGCAGCGCTCGCACTCGCTCTATCAGGATATGAAACGCGGCGGGTATGAATCCCTGCCCACCTTCGAACAAGCGCTGAGGGAAGAGGAGTTCCGCTTCGTGGATCCCGCGTTCCAGGCGGACTGCCCGCAGTATTTCTGGAACTTCATGTACTACCGTTCCTCCCGGTATGACCTCCAGCTTGAGAATTATTTGGAGCACTTCCCGCGGGAGCGCTTCCTGGTCCTCACCTTGGGCGAGTGGAAGGCCGACCCGGCGTACTGGCTCAGGGAGATTTTCGGGTTCCTGGAAGTGGACCCCTCGACACAGGTCGGCACGGAACCCCAAAATCAGGCGGAGAAGCCCGCCACTCTCCGTGAGGAAACGAAGGACGCGCTACGGGAGAGATTCGCGGGAGTGCGGGAGCGCGTGGAGGCTCTGGTGGGCCGGGAATTGAAGCACTGGGACTACTAG
- a CDS encoding TIGR02206 family membrane protein, which translates to MIPTDVPPFRAFSAAHFAALAAIAVLVAVMVYAARRRMQPLQRILEVTLAVLLIIQWPISFWVAWDMGYLTVNNAFPLHLCDLGAILGIVALLTHKRGLFEMVYFWGLAGTLQGLITPALTQDWPHPRYFLFFVNHGGVVAAGLYGVLGLGFIPRRSAKWRAWFYILGYALVVGLFNWVVGSNYGFLRHKPETASLFDALGPWPWYIGVTSLLALVFFILLDLPFIRLRRRR; encoded by the coding sequence ATGATCCCCACGGACGTTCCTCCCTTCCGGGCTTTCAGTGCCGCGCACTTCGCTGCCCTCGCGGCAATAGCAGTGCTCGTGGCGGTCATGGTCTATGCCGCGCGCCGGCGGATGCAGCCGCTGCAGCGGATCCTGGAGGTGACCCTGGCCGTGCTGCTTATCATCCAGTGGCCCATCAGCTTCTGGGTCGCCTGGGACATGGGATATCTCACGGTCAACAATGCCTTCCCCCTGCACCTCTGTGACTTGGGCGCCATCCTGGGCATCGTGGCACTGCTCACCCACAAGAGAGGACTCTTTGAAATGGTGTATTTCTGGGGGCTGGCGGGTACCTTGCAGGGGCTCATCACCCCGGCACTCACGCAGGACTGGCCGCATCCGCGGTATTTCCTTTTCTTTGTGAACCATGGCGGCGTGGTCGCTGCCGGGCTTTATGGGGTGCTGGGCCTCGGATTCATTCCCCGCCGCAGTGCGAAGTGGCGGGCCTGGTTCTATATTCTCGGCTATGCCCTGGTGGTAGGTCTCTTCAACTGGGTGGTGGGTTCGAACTATGGCTTCCTGCGTCACAAGCCGGAAACTGCGAGCCTCTTTGACGCCCTCGGCCCCTGGCCGTGGTACATCGGCGTGACTTCGCTGCTCGCCCTGGTGTTCTTCATCCTGCTGGATCTTCCCTTCATCCGACTGCGACGCCGCAGGTGA
- the pyrH gene encoding UMP kinase has protein sequence MPDDDKRKFKRVLLKLSGEALREVGSHDNISPPIVENIAHQIKAAHQNGLEIALVVGGGNFWRGVTASSRGMERATADYMGMLATVMNSLAVQSMLEALDVPTRVQSAIKMDGVAEPFIRRRAMRHLELGRVVIFAAGTGNPFFSTDTTAALRASEIAADVVLKATKVDGIYDSDPKKNPNAVRFDRLTFQEALVRQLKVMDATAFSLCQENNMPIVVFSMNEPDTIRQALIGEPIGTMVTA, from the coding sequence ATGCCCGACGACGACAAGCGGAAGTTCAAACGCGTTCTCTTAAAACTCAGCGGTGAGGCTCTCCGGGAAGTGGGGAGCCACGATAATATTTCTCCACCCATTGTGGAAAACATCGCGCACCAGATCAAGGCAGCGCACCAAAACGGACTGGAAATCGCCCTCGTGGTGGGCGGAGGGAACTTCTGGCGCGGCGTGACCGCGAGCAGCCGCGGCATGGAGCGCGCCACCGCGGACTACATGGGCATGCTGGCCACAGTGATGAATTCACTGGCCGTCCAATCCATGCTGGAAGCACTGGATGTGCCTACCCGCGTGCAGAGCGCCATCAAGATGGATGGTGTGGCGGAGCCCTTCATCCGCCGCCGGGCCATGCGCCACCTGGAGCTTGGCCGCGTGGTCATCTTCGCCGCCGGCACGGGGAACCCCTTCTTCTCCACGGACACCACGGCCGCCCTGCGCGCCAGTGAGATTGCCGCGGACGTGGTGCTCAAAGCTACCAAGGTGGACGGCATCTACGACAGCGACCCGAAGAAGAATCCGAATGCGGTCCGTTTCGACCGGCTGACCTTCCAGGAGGCGCTTGTCCGCCAGCTCAAGGTTATGGACGCCACGGCCTTCAGCTTGTGCCAGGAGAACAACATGCCCATCGTGGTCTTCTCCATGAACGAGCCCGATACCATCCGCCAGGCGCTCATTGGTGAGCCCATCGGCACCATGGTCACCGCCTGA
- the frr gene encoding ribosome recycling factor, whose protein sequence is MSANVTIKSAEEAMTKAVEHAIHEFAAVRTGKASPALVENIDVLVQSYGSHMKLKQLAMISTPEARTIRIEPFDPSTLKDIERAINESKLGLNPAVEGKLVRLHIPELSTERRQQLVKTIKQMGEEARVRVRSARRDALETLKKQEKDGEITEDDLRRGEKEVQNITDKKIGEIDQHLASKEKELMTV, encoded by the coding sequence ATGTCCGCCAATGTCACCATCAAGTCCGCTGAAGAAGCCATGACCAAGGCCGTCGAGCACGCCATCCATGAGTTCGCCGCCGTGCGCACCGGGAAGGCCTCGCCCGCTCTGGTGGAAAACATTGACGTACTGGTGCAGAGCTATGGCAGCCACATGAAGCTGAAGCAGCTCGCCATGATTTCCACCCCGGAAGCCCGTACGATTCGCATCGAACCTTTCGACCCCAGCACTCTCAAGGACATTGAGCGCGCCATCAATGAGTCCAAGCTGGGCCTCAATCCCGCCGTGGAGGGCAAGCTCGTTCGCCTGCACATCCCCGAGCTCTCCACCGAGCGCCGCCAGCAGCTCGTGAAGACCATCAAGCAGATGGGTGAGGAGGCCCGCGTGCGCGTGCGCTCCGCCCGCCGCGATGCTCTCGAAACGCTGAAGAAGCAGGAGAAGGACGGCGAAATCACCGAAGACGACCTGCGCCGCGGTGAAAAGGAAGTGCAGAACATCACCGACAAGAAGATTGGTGAAATCGACCAGCACCTCGCCTCGAAGGAGAAGGAGCTGATGACGGTGTAG
- a CDS encoding UDP-N-acetylglucosamine diphosphorylase: MLPTDYLDFTHTVHRALFADGEPVWSALSRIGSYLQAELKPAILGDVSPKATVGEQVFIDEGAVVEANAVIKGPAWIGRGSHVRSGAYIRENVIVGEKCVLGNSCEFKNCVLFDNCEVPHFNYVGDAILGYKAHLGAGVILSNVKLDRLEVVVVHEGQRISTGLRKFSAIIGDHAEIGCNSVVNPGTLVGRNTIIYPLSSVNGVIPANSFVKLRQTQEIVQRR, translated from the coding sequence ATGCTCCCCACCGACTACCTTGACTTCACCCACACGGTGCATCGTGCGCTCTTCGCCGATGGCGAGCCAGTGTGGAGTGCACTGTCGCGCATTGGCAGCTACCTGCAGGCAGAACTGAAGCCCGCGATCCTGGGCGATGTCTCCCCCAAGGCCACGGTCGGTGAGCAGGTCTTCATTGATGAAGGCGCGGTTGTTGAGGCCAACGCCGTGATCAAAGGTCCCGCCTGGATTGGACGTGGCAGCCATGTACGCAGTGGCGCGTACATCCGCGAGAACGTCATCGTGGGCGAGAAATGCGTGTTGGGGAACTCGTGTGAATTCAAAAACTGCGTCCTCTTCGACAATTGTGAGGTGCCGCACTTCAACTACGTGGGCGATGCCATCCTCGGCTACAAGGCCCACCTCGGCGCGGGCGTCATCCTTTCCAATGTGAAGCTGGATCGCCTGGAAGTGGTCGTCGTGCATGAAGGCCAGCGCATCTCCACCGGCCTGCGCAAGTTCAGCGCCATCATCGGTGACCATGCCGAGATAGGCTGCAACAGCGTGGTGAATCCTGGCACCCTGGTAGGCAGGAACACCATCATCTACCCACTCTCCAGCGTGAATGGCGTCATCCCCGCGAACTCCTTCGTGAAGCTGCGCCAGACGCAGGAGATTGTGCAGCGGAGGTAG
- a CDS encoding helix-turn-helix domain-containing protein — protein MDPPTNPVTCAGTLARQMIDADIVNPPSLSEIAMAAGLSPFQMSRLFYRVNGVSIPEYIRRLRVDAAEELLKSTQLNIGEVAVRVGYKSMAAFSRAFLRERGKNPSALRRDDSDIMHLRRTASGRLEDVVTRA, from the coding sequence ATGGATCCACCGACCAACCCTGTGACGTGTGCAGGGACCCTCGCCAGACAGATGATCGATGCTGACATCGTGAATCCTCCTTCCCTGAGCGAGATCGCCATGGCTGCGGGGTTGAGTCCATTCCAGATGAGCCGCCTCTTCTACAGGGTGAATGGCGTCTCCATCCCGGAATACATCCGCCGCCTCCGGGTGGATGCCGCGGAGGAATTGCTCAAGTCGACCCAGCTCAATATCGGCGAGGTCGCTGTGCGTGTGGGGTACAAGAGCATGGCTGCCTTCTCCCGGGCCTTCCTGCGTGAGCGTGGAAAAAATCCCAGCGCCCTGCGTCGTGACGACTCGGACATCATGCACCTCCGCCGCACGGCCAGCGGCAGGCTGGAGGACGTTGTCACCCGGGCTTAG